One genomic region from Sulfuriflexus mobilis encodes:
- a CDS encoding methyl-accepting chemotaxis protein, whose amino-acid sequence MKPSILRNLFVSFTGFGLLMGIVFPFYAQFFVEWKPGMHLWFAVGCLVAGISIGLINYLLVKMVLLKKMDRLSDIANAISGNDFSQTCSIRSNDVIGRIVDSVNRMVANLQTMASSMGQSSQRLDTSVTHIGELVDNTNEAVANQQRETGLVASAIQEMSQASEDVASHAMNASMAAEQASADAVHVRETMKSNVESIAVLASNVAEASSVIEVLQTDSAEINKVLDVIISIAENTNLLALNAAIEAARAGEQGRGFAVVADEVRVLATRTQESSQEIRDIIERLHTGIKQVVDVMAKGSQQADTSVKGAEQADSDIAKMLEAFTSITAMNKQIAESTQTQHSRAGTVNNSVRSVDEAVLVTSQVANELSAMSAELGQVSQELNGMVRKFSF is encoded by the coding sequence ATGAAGCCCAGTATTCTCCGTAATCTGTTTGTCTCCTTTACCGGGTTTGGCCTGCTCATGGGCATCGTCTTCCCCTTCTATGCGCAGTTTTTTGTTGAATGGAAACCCGGCATGCACCTCTGGTTTGCCGTGGGCTGTCTGGTAGCGGGCATCTCAATCGGGCTCATCAATTACCTGCTGGTGAAGATGGTCCTGCTGAAAAAAATGGACAGGCTGTCAGATATCGCCAATGCCATTAGCGGCAATGATTTTTCTCAAACTTGTTCAATACGAAGCAATGATGTCATTGGCAGAATTGTTGATAGTGTAAATCGTATGGTGGCCAACCTGCAGACAATGGCAAGTTCAATGGGTCAGTCATCACAACGTCTGGATACGTCGGTTACGCATATTGGTGAACTGGTTGACAACACCAATGAGGCCGTCGCAAATCAACAAAGAGAAACCGGGCTCGTTGCCAGCGCAATACAAGAAATGAGCCAGGCCAGCGAGGATGTGGCGAGCCATGCAATGAATGCAAGTATGGCTGCTGAGCAGGCGAGTGCCGATGCGGTTCACGTACGTGAAACCATGAAGAGCAATGTGGAATCAATAGCCGTGCTGGCAAGTAATGTTGCTGAAGCCTCATCAGTGATTGAAGTATTACAAACGGACAGTGCTGAGATAAACAAGGTACTTGATGTCATTATCTCTATCGCGGAAAACACTAACCTGTTGGCCCTGAATGCAGCGATAGAAGCGGCCCGTGCCGGCGAGCAAGGACGGGGCTTTGCCGTAGTGGCCGACGAAGTGCGAGTATTGGCGACACGTACACAAGAGTCTTCACAAGAGATTCGAGATATCATCGAACGTCTTCATACAGGCATCAAGCAGGTGGTTGATGTCATGGCAAAAGGCAGCCAACAGGCGGATACATCGGTAAAAGGTGCAGAACAGGCTGATAGTGATATCGCAAAAATGCTTGAGGCATTCACCAGTATTACGGCAATGAACAAACAGATTGCTGAGAGTACGCAGACTCAGCACAGTCGTGCAGGTACAGTAAATAACAGTGTGCGTAGTGTGGATGAGGCCGTGCTGGTCACCAGTCAGGTAGCAAATGAACTTTCAGCTATGAGTGCAGAGCTTGGCCAGGTAAGCCAAGAACTCAATGGGATGGTCAGGAAGTTTAGTTTTTAG
- a CDS encoding YifB family Mg chelatase-like AAA ATPase: protein MSLAIVYSRAAAGIAAPLVRVEVHISNGLPSLSIVGLAETEVRESKDRVRSAILNSRYEFPARRITINLAPADLPKQGGRFDLAIALGILIASGQLEAPQLGDYEFCGELALTGELRPVHGALPIALATREASRTLILPLDNATEAGLIRDVRQHAARHLLEVCAHLNGSEPLATTDMPLNLDSRILQDDLSDVRAQHHARRALEIAAAGGHSLLMIGPPGTGKTMLARRLPGILPEMSDLEALESAAVLSISAQGFDKSLWRHRPFRAPHHTASAVALVGGGSQPRPGEVSLAHHGILFLDELPEFERRVLEVLREPLESGQISISRAARQAEFPARFQLIAAMNPCPCGYLGDPGGRCHCSSEQVLRYRSRISGPLLDRIDMHIEVPRLKQAQLHRPCQSEDSASVRQRVTLARQRQLSRSGRANHLLSNSEIEQYCQLDTSDAQMLEQAIEKLGLSARAWHRILKLARTIADLDQADQISTAHLQEAIGLRRLDRALGH from the coding sequence ATGTCACTCGCCATTGTCTATAGCCGTGCGGCGGCGGGGATCGCCGCCCCGCTGGTACGGGTTGAGGTTCATATCTCCAATGGCCTACCCTCGCTCTCCATCGTCGGCCTTGCCGAGACCGAGGTCCGCGAGAGCAAGGACCGCGTGCGTAGCGCCATCCTCAACTCACGCTACGAGTTCCCGGCACGCCGTATCACCATTAACCTCGCCCCGGCCGACCTGCCCAAACAGGGCGGACGATTCGACCTGGCGATCGCCCTCGGTATCCTCATCGCCTCCGGTCAGCTCGAGGCACCCCAACTTGGGGATTACGAGTTCTGCGGCGAACTGGCCCTGACCGGCGAGTTGCGGCCTGTGCACGGTGCCCTACCGATAGCCCTCGCCACACGCGAGGCCTCACGTACCCTGATCCTGCCGCTAGACAATGCCACTGAGGCCGGGCTGATACGGGATGTACGGCAACACGCCGCCCGGCACCTGCTTGAGGTCTGCGCCCACCTCAACGGCAGTGAACCCCTGGCGACCACAGACATGCCCCTGAACCTGGATAGCCGTATCTTGCAGGATGACCTCAGCGACGTACGCGCCCAGCACCATGCCCGGCGGGCACTCGAGATCGCCGCGGCAGGGGGCCATAGCCTGCTCATGATCGGCCCACCCGGCACCGGCAAGACCATGCTGGCCCGTCGCCTGCCGGGCATCCTGCCGGAGATGTCAGACCTTGAGGCGCTCGAATCGGCGGCGGTACTGTCTATCAGTGCACAGGGCTTCGATAAGTCGCTATGGCGACATCGCCCCTTTCGTGCCCCACACCATACCGCCTCGGCCGTGGCCCTGGTGGGTGGTGGCAGCCAGCCCCGGCCCGGCGAGGTCTCGCTCGCCCACCACGGCATCCTGTTTCTCGATGAGTTACCTGAATTTGAACGCCGCGTACTCGAGGTCTTGCGTGAACCCCTGGAGAGTGGACAGATCTCTATCTCGCGCGCGGCACGCCAGGCGGAATTTCCTGCACGCTTTCAGCTGATCGCCGCCATGAACCCCTGCCCCTGTGGCTACCTCGGTGACCCGGGGGGACGTTGTCACTGTAGCAGCGAACAGGTACTGCGTTATCGCTCGCGGATATCCGGCCCGCTACTCGACCGTATTGATATGCATATCGAAGTGCCGCGCCTGAAGCAGGCACAATTACATCGCCCGTGTCAGAGTGAAGACAGCGCCAGTGTTCGACAACGTGTCACCCTGGCACGGCAGCGACAACTTTCCCGTAGCGGCCGGGCCAATCACTTACTCAGTAATAGTGAGATCGAACAATACTGCCAACTCGATACTTCTGATGCGCAAATGCTCGAACAGGCCATTGAAAAACTCGGCCTGTCGGCACGTGCCTGGCATCGTATCCTCAAACTTGCCCGCACCATTGCCGACCTTGATCAGGCCGATCAGATCAGTACCGCACACCTGCAAGAGGCCATCGGTCTGCGTCGCCTTGACCGGGCCCTCGGTCACTAA
- the glnK gene encoding P-II family nitrogen regulator, whose product MKLVSAIIKPFKLDDVREALSDIGVQGITVTEVKGFGRQKGHTELYRGAEYVVDFLPKVKLDVAINDDLVEQVLEAIAKAANTGKIGDGKIFVFDLEQAVRIRTGETGPEAL is encoded by the coding sequence ATGAAACTAGTTAGTGCGATTATTAAACCCTTCAAGCTCGATGACGTGCGTGAAGCGTTGTCTGATATTGGTGTGCAGGGGATCACCGTAACCGAGGTCAAAGGCTTTGGCCGCCAGAAGGGGCATACTGAATTATATCGTGGTGCAGAATACGTAGTGGATTTTCTGCCCAAGGTAAAACTCGATGTTGCCATTAATGATGACCTGGTTGAACAGGTACTGGAAGCTATCGCCAAGGCAGCCAATACCGGCAAGATCGGCGACGGCAAGATCTTTGTTTTTGACCTGGAACAGGCCGTGCGTATTCGTACCGGCGAAACCGGTCCAGAAGCACTTTAA
- a CDS encoding accessory factor UbiK family protein, with the protein MNRSQSFIEDLTRQLRETLPSSLNTARDDLDDILRAAISAAVQKMDLVTREEFDVQAAVLARTREKLEQLTAQLQEMENKL; encoded by the coding sequence ATGAACCGTTCACAAAGCTTTATTGAGGATTTGACCCGGCAGTTGCGCGAGACCTTGCCCAGCAGCCTGAATACCGCCCGTGATGACCTTGATGACATCCTGCGCGCGGCCATCTCCGCCGCGGTACAGAAAATGGACCTCGTCACACGAGAGGAGTTTGATGTCCAGGCTGCTGTACTGGCACGCACCCGCGAGAAACTCGAGCAGTTAACCGCGCAGCTGCAGGAAATGGAAAATAAGCTGTAA
- a CDS encoding ABC transporter permease, with translation MSIISLSTLDLSLAALLVVLLAALSLWLQLGIARQLLVAALRTTVQLMLIGVVLKVLFDSVNLLYMTLVATAMLLLAGREVMARQTHRFRGIWGFAMGTVSMFFSTFVVTLLALTIIINTDPWYTPQYAIPLLGMMLGNTMTGIALGLERLTQAAREQRRQIEARLVLGHSSAQAISGLRKNAMRLGMIPIINAMAAAGIVSLPGMMTGQILAGTAPLEAVKYQILIMFLITAGTGFGTVAAVMLAGRRLFDGRARLRLDRLS, from the coding sequence ATGAGTATTATCAGTCTGTCGACACTGGACCTGTCACTGGCGGCGCTGTTGGTCGTGTTACTGGCGGCTCTGAGTTTATGGTTACAATTGGGCATTGCCCGCCAGTTACTGGTAGCCGCACTCAGGACCACCGTGCAGTTGATGTTGATTGGTGTGGTCCTGAAAGTCTTGTTTGATAGCGTTAATCTGCTCTATATGACACTGGTGGCAACGGCGATGTTGCTGCTGGCCGGGCGCGAGGTCATGGCGCGACAGACGCACCGCTTCAGGGGCATCTGGGGATTTGCGATGGGCACCGTGTCGATGTTTTTCTCGACCTTTGTCGTCACCCTGCTGGCCCTGACCATCATTATCAATACCGACCCCTGGTATACCCCGCAGTATGCCATCCCCTTGTTGGGCATGATGCTGGGAAACACCATGACGGGTATCGCGCTGGGCCTGGAGCGCCTGACCCAGGCGGCACGTGAGCAGCGCCGGCAAATCGAGGCACGCCTCGTGCTTGGGCACAGTTCGGCACAGGCGATCAGCGGCTTGAGAAAAAACGCCATGCGCCTGGGCATGATACCGATAATTAACGCTATGGCGGCGGCGGGCATTGTCAGTCTGCCGGGCATGATGACCGGTCAGATCCTCGCCGGCACGGCACCGCTGGAGGCAGTGAAGTACCAGATACTGATCATGTTTCTCATTACGGCCGGTACAGGTTTCGGCACGGTGGCCGCCGTGATGCTGGCAGGTCGTCGCCTGTTTGATGGCCGGGCTCGCCTTCGTCTGGACCGCCTGAGTTAA
- a CDS encoding NAD(P)-binding domain-containing protein, which translates to MKSHSPPRSKNGAVNSQGSGPVPATMKASVIGLGAMGAPMAKNLHKAGLLQTAWNRSPQRAKAFQQETGISTAETLQAVAEQSQCIIISVSADNDLREVIHALLPHLNTGTLIIDTSTVAVDTVRELSTVLTDKGCFLLDAPVSGGVEGARDGKLVMMVGGEEAVLEKARPLLMAISSKQAWMGPTGSGQATKAVNQVMAAGINQAVSEALAFAEAMGLPLDQVIDVIGGGAAGNWFLSKRGKSMAKGLFAPGFRVALHKKDLELCRQMAEAVSADDMRLPLVEMTCLHYARLMEQGYADEDISALYRLKQALFTGKKA; encoded by the coding sequence ATGAAAAGTCACTCGCCGCCAAGGTCAAAAAATGGTGCGGTAAATAGTCAGGGTAGTGGGCCGGTGCCGGCCACGATGAAGGCCTCGGTGATCGGCCTGGGTGCCATGGGTGCGCCCATGGCAAAGAATCTACACAAGGCCGGCTTATTGCAAACGGCCTGGAATCGCAGTCCGCAACGGGCAAAAGCCTTTCAACAGGAAACCGGTATTTCAACGGCCGAGACACTGCAGGCCGTCGCTGAGCAAAGCCAGTGCATTATCATCAGCGTCTCTGCCGATAATGACCTGCGAGAAGTGATTCATGCACTCTTACCACATTTAAATACCGGCACCTTAATCATTGATACCTCGACCGTGGCCGTGGATACGGTGCGCGAGCTGAGTACTGTGCTCACCGACAAAGGTTGCTTTCTGCTGGATGCACCGGTGTCCGGTGGTGTGGAAGGTGCCCGGGATGGAAAGCTGGTCATGATGGTTGGTGGTGAAGAGGCCGTGCTGGAAAAGGCCCGCCCGTTATTAATGGCGATCAGCAGCAAGCAGGCATGGATGGGGCCCACAGGCAGCGGCCAGGCGACCAAGGCCGTCAACCAAGTCATGGCGGCCGGCATCAACCAGGCCGTGAGCGAGGCGCTGGCCTTCGCCGAGGCGATGGGCCTACCGCTGGATCAGGTCATTGATGTGATCGGTGGTGGCGCGGCCGGAAACTGGTTTCTCAGCAAGCGCGGCAAGAGCATGGCCAAGGGACTCTTTGCCCCGGGTTTCCGTGTCGCCCTGCATAAAAAAGACCTCGAATTATGCCGGCAGATGGCCGAGGCGGTCAGCGCCGATGATATGCGCCTGCCTCTGGTTGAAATGACCTGTCTGCACTATGCCCGGTTGATGGAACAAGGTTATGCCGATGAGGATATTTCGGCGCTGTATCGCCTTAAGCAGGCTTTATTTACTGGAAAAAAGGCCTAA
- a CDS encoding SPOR domain-containing protein: MSEKSMAKKKRKPNNSTPLPGWVWLSTGLMIGLFIAFLVHIKDNYPGLTLKDNKPSSSSSDARAVRKQASLTAPTKEKTRFDFYTILPEMEIAIPEDELDKRPGTAAKPLTKPGTYILQAGSFKTLEQADRMKASLALLGVEANIESVTINNKESWHRVRIGPYTNLDALNRTRSRLKQNNIDVLLLKLKT, encoded by the coding sequence ATGTCAGAAAAATCTATGGCAAAGAAAAAAAGAAAACCGAATAACTCAACGCCCCTGCCCGGCTGGGTCTGGCTGAGCACCGGTCTGATGATCGGCCTGTTCATCGCCTTCCTGGTCCATATCAAGGACAACTATCCCGGCCTGACGCTAAAGGACAATAAACCGTCCTCCTCCAGTAGTGATGCCCGTGCCGTACGTAAACAGGCCTCGTTAACCGCGCCGACGAAAGAAAAAACCCGTTTCGATTTCTATACCATACTGCCGGAGATGGAAATCGCCATCCCCGAGGATGAGCTGGATAAACGCCCCGGTACAGCGGCCAAACCCCTGACCAAACCGGGTACCTATATCCTGCAGGCGGGCTCCTTCAAGACCCTCGAGCAGGCCGACCGCATGAAGGCCAGCCTTGCCCTGCTCGGAGTCGAGGCCAACATCGAGTCGGTGACGATCAATAATAAAGAAAGCTGGCATCGTGTGCGTATCGGCCCGTACACTAATCTCGATGCCCTGAATCGCACCCGTAGTCGTTTGAAGCAAAACAATATTGATGTGTTGTTATTAAAACTGAAAACCTGA
- a CDS encoding ammonium transporter has translation MENNIFELQYAIDTFYFLVCGALVMWMAAGFSMLEAGLVRAKNTTEILTKNVVLFAVACTAYMVVGYDLMYDGGLFLAGIAGGETLAADALKASAENGFAGDSVYSSASDFFFQVVFVATAMSIVSGAVAERMKLWAFVLFAAVMTAFIYPMEGAWTWGGKAVFGMFSLGDDFGFSDFAGSGIVHMAGAAAALAGVLLLGARKGKYGANGQVNAIPGANLPLATLGTFILWMGWFGFNGGSVLKLGDIASANSVAMVFLNTNAAAAGGVIAALIVAKLMFGKADLTMILNGALAGLVAITAEPSTPTALEATLIGAAGGALVVFSIIGLDKLKIDDPVGAISVHGTVGMWGLLAVPLTNTGATFVGQLVGLLTILVWVFAVSFITWMVIKLIMGIRVSEEEEYEGVDLAECGMEAYPEFTASKI, from the coding sequence ATGGAAAATAATATTTTTGAATTGCAGTATGCCATCGATACCTTTTACTTCCTGGTATGTGGTGCACTGGTTATGTGGATGGCAGCAGGGTTCTCGATGCTTGAAGCCGGTCTGGTTCGGGCCAAGAATACGACCGAGATCCTGACCAAAAACGTGGTCTTGTTTGCGGTAGCCTGTACTGCCTATATGGTCGTGGGTTACGACCTCATGTATGACGGCGGTCTGTTCCTGGCAGGTATCGCCGGTGGTGAAACGCTGGCCGCTGATGCCCTGAAGGCCTCGGCCGAGAATGGTTTCGCTGGTGATTCAGTCTATTCATCCGCGTCAGACTTTTTCTTCCAGGTCGTGTTTGTTGCCACCGCGATGTCGATTGTCTCCGGTGCCGTGGCCGAACGCATGAAACTGTGGGCCTTTGTCCTGTTTGCCGCGGTTATGACCGCCTTCATCTACCCGATGGAAGGTGCCTGGACCTGGGGCGGTAAGGCAGTATTCGGTATGTTCAGCCTGGGTGATGATTTCGGCTTCTCCGACTTTGCCGGTTCCGGCATTGTGCATATGGCCGGTGCGGCCGCTGCCCTGGCGGGTGTACTGCTGCTTGGCGCACGTAAGGGCAAGTACGGTGCCAATGGCCAGGTTAACGCCATTCCGGGTGCCAACCTGCCATTGGCCACACTCGGTACCTTTATCCTCTGGATGGGCTGGTTCGGTTTCAATGGCGGTTCAGTACTGAAACTCGGTGATATCGCCAGTGCCAATTCCGTTGCCATGGTGTTCCTGAATACCAATGCGGCAGCTGCCGGTGGTGTCATCGCGGCACTCATCGTTGCCAAGCTGATGTTCGGCAAGGCTGACCTGACCATGATTTTGAACGGTGCCCTGGCCGGTCTGGTCGCGATCACCGCTGAGCCGTCAACACCCACGGCACTTGAGGCTACCTTGATCGGTGCCGCTGGTGGTGCCCTGGTCGTGTTCTCTATCATCGGCCTCGACAAGCTGAAGATCGATGACCCGGTCGGTGCCATCTCGGTTCACGGTACGGTGGGTATGTGGGGTCTGCTGGCCGTGCCGCTGACCAACACCGGTGCAACTTTTGTGGGTCAGTTAGTCGGTCTGTTGACTATCCTTGTTTGGGTATTTGCTGTCAGCTTTATTACCTGGATGGTGATTAAACTCATCATGGGTATCCGCGTCAGCGAGGAAGAAGAATACGAAGGTGTGGATTTGGCCGAATGTGGTATGGAGGCCTATCCGGAGTTCACTGCCTCGAAGATATAA
- a CDS encoding DUF4124 domain-containing protein encodes MTAFVQAGVYKWVDADGRVHYGDKPTSNQADEIKIKKQPASGQTDQSAKRKDLRERFLRAREEERAEKQKARAEEKQKKAEAKRNCAQAKKEYDKYRHASSLYIKGKDGERQHLSFKERDEYEKSLAAKVKKWCGK; translated from the coding sequence ATGACAGCATTTGTTCAGGCTGGCGTTTACAAGTGGGTCGATGCAGACGGTCGTGTGCACTATGGTGACAAGCCCACCTCAAATCAGGCCGACGAGATAAAGATAAAAAAACAGCCGGCGAGCGGCCAGACAGATCAGTCGGCCAAGCGTAAGGACTTGCGTGAGCGTTTCTTGCGTGCCCGTGAAGAAGAGCGAGCAGAAAAACAAAAGGCTCGCGCGGAGGAAAAACAAAAAAAGGCCGAAGCGAAACGAAATTGCGCACAGGCAAAAAAGGAATATGATAAATACCGTCATGCCTCGAGTCTTTATATAAAAGGTAAGGATGGCGAGCGCCAACATCTGTCTTTCAAGGAAAGGGATGAATATGAAAAGTCACTCGCCGCCAAGGTCAAAAAATGGTGCGGTAAATAG
- a CDS encoding alpha/beta hydrolase family protein, with product MLKKRLRIPGSLGAVLGAELDLPDTHTPRAYALFSHCFTCSRNLKSFHVICEELARQGIAVLRFDFTGIGDSEGRFSQTNFATDVDDIVAVAEYMAANYAPVKLLIGHSMGGTAMLHAAARIPSCTAAVTLAAPADPGHVARHFIGKRPEVSKTGKAMITVGGNHFEIGEKFFQDLAYAEDGSTLSAFQKPLLICQSRDDELIDFTHAERIYRHAGKPTSIFSLEHADHLLKVREDASYLAHIITAWSARYL from the coding sequence ATGCTCAAAAAACGACTCCGGATACCGGGCAGCCTCGGTGCAGTACTCGGTGCTGAACTCGACTTACCTGATACACACACCCCACGTGCCTATGCCTTGTTCAGTCACTGCTTTACCTGTTCACGTAACCTGAAATCCTTTCATGTTATTTGCGAGGAACTCGCCAGGCAGGGCATTGCCGTATTGCGCTTTGACTTTACCGGCATTGGCGACAGTGAAGGACGCTTTTCTCAAACCAATTTTGCTACCGATGTCGATGACATCGTTGCCGTTGCCGAATACATGGCGGCTAATTATGCGCCGGTAAAATTATTAATCGGTCACTCCATGGGCGGCACGGCGATGCTGCATGCCGCCGCACGTATCCCCAGCTGCACGGCCGCCGTGACGCTTGCCGCCCCGGCCGACCCCGGGCATGTGGCGCGGCATTTTATCGGCAAACGCCCGGAGGTCAGCAAGACCGGCAAGGCCATGATCACTGTGGGCGGTAATCATTTTGAAATCGGTGAAAAGTTTTTTCAGGACCTCGCCTATGCCGAAGACGGTTCGACACTGAGTGCCTTTCAAAAACCCTTGTTAATCTGTCAGTCACGTGATGATGAATTAATTGACTTTACACACGCCGAACGTATTTACCGACACGCCGGTAAACCTACCTCGATTTTCAGTCTGGAACACGCCGATCATCTGCTTAAGGTTCGCGAAGACGCCAGCTATCTCGCTCACATCATCACCGCCTGGTCCGCCCGCTATCTCTAG
- a CDS encoding CDGSH iron-sulfur domain-containing protein, whose protein sequence is MAEPTIPQKTPYNIELEAGDYWWCSCGRSANQPFCDGSHKGTDFEPVKFTVAEKAKFWLCGCKHSADQPFCDGSHNNLP, encoded by the coding sequence ATGGCAGAACCGACGATCCCCCAGAAGACACCTTATAATATTGAACTCGAGGCCGGTGACTACTGGTGGTGTTCTTGTGGCCGTTCGGCAAACCAGCCGTTTTGTGATGGCTCACATAAGGGTACGGACTTTGAGCCGGTTAAATTTACCGTGGCCGAAAAAGCCAAATTCTGGCTTTGTGGCTGCAAACACAGCGCCGACCAGCCCTTTTGCGACGGCAGCCATAATAACCTGCCCTGA
- a CDS encoding c-type cytochrome, giving the protein MGQQDSHVMKTLTQFILGLVAFAVIIFVIAQIMTGGFYSGDKPAASMNDDAAIAERIAPVAKVMEAGAAPVAAAAPTEQSGKDVYNSACFACHGTGAAGAPKLGDKAAWSARIAQGLDVLSGHAINGFQGKKGFMPAKGGNPALSDDAVSAAVKYMVDESK; this is encoded by the coding sequence GTGGGACAGCAAGATAGCCATGTAATGAAGACCCTGACACAGTTCATTCTGGGTCTGGTAGCCTTTGCCGTAATTATTTTTGTCATTGCCCAAATCATGACGGGTGGTTTCTACAGTGGCGACAAGCCCGCCGCCAGTATGAACGATGATGCCGCGATCGCCGAGCGCATTGCGCCTGTAGCCAAGGTCATGGAGGCCGGTGCGGCACCCGTGGCGGCTGCTGCCCCTACTGAGCAGAGTGGCAAAGACGTATACAACAGTGCCTGTTTCGCCTGTCACGGTACCGGTGCCGCCGGTGCGCCAAAACTGGGTGACAAGGCCGCCTGGTCTGCACGTATTGCCCAGGGGCTGGATGTGCTGTCTGGACACGCCATTAACGGTTTCCAGGGCAAGAAAGGCTTCATGCCTGCCAAGGGTGGTAACCCGGCCCTGTCTGACGATGCCGTCAGCGCCGCAGTGAAGTACATGGTCGATGAAAGCAAGTAA
- a CDS encoding TorF family putative porin — translation MNKTLTSIAAAGLLAGSGMAMAEVTFSGNVGITSNYIFRGVSQTDNAPAIQGGFDVEHSSGLYAGIWGSNVDSGFYSGAEAEFDLYAGFGGEFAGGIGYDIGYLAYRYPDTTFNPNDTEEVYGSLSYDFGPAAVTVGLAYSDDWFGTDESLYTSLDVDIPLAYDFSLGLHYGVEDFDQLDDYDEWKVSLGKSYGGFDFALDYTDTNIDENDAQAAATDALADDKIVFTISKSL, via the coding sequence ATGAACAAGACACTTACAAGCATCGCAGCGGCCGGCCTGCTGGCTGGCTCCGGTATGGCAATGGCTGAGGTCACATTTAGTGGCAATGTCGGTATTACATCAAATTACATTTTCCGTGGTGTTTCACAAACTGACAATGCGCCAGCCATCCAGGGTGGTTTTGATGTTGAGCATTCCAGTGGCCTGTACGCCGGTATCTGGGGCTCAAACGTGGACTCAGGTTTTTACTCTGGTGCCGAGGCAGAGTTTGACCTGTATGCGGGCTTTGGTGGCGAGTTTGCCGGTGGTATCGGTTATGACATTGGTTACCTGGCCTACCGTTACCCGGATACAACCTTTAATCCCAACGATACCGAAGAAGTCTATGGCTCACTGAGCTATGACTTTGGTCCTGCTGCGGTCACTGTCGGCCTGGCCTACTCAGACGACTGGTTTGGCACGGATGAAAGCCTGTATACGAGTCTGGATGTTGATATCCCCTTAGCCTATGACTTCTCCCTGGGTCTGCATTATGGCGTGGAAGATTTCGATCAGCTCGACGATTATGATGAGTGGAAGGTAAGTCTGGGCAAGTCATACGGTGGTTTTGACTTCGCTCTCGATTACACCGATACCAACATTGATGAGAACGATGCTCAGGCAGCGGCAACTGATGCGCTGGCAGACGACAAGATCGTCTTCACCATTTCCAAGAGCCTCTAA
- a CDS encoding ABC transporter ATP-binding protein: MKQLRAEGVATDHLPEMDLTLEAGERLCLSGPSGVGKSLLLRALADLDPHRGKIWLDDREQVEIPAVAWRKQVGLLPAESAWWAETVGEHFSEPPAEGLRQLGFDESTLGWSVERLSSGEKQRLALLRLLANMPSVLLLDEPTANLDRESTAKAEALIKDYSQRHQAAVLWVSHDPEQIRRVATRHVRLQAGKLGEVALS, encoded by the coding sequence ATGAAACAATTACGTGCAGAAGGTGTGGCTACTGACCACTTGCCAGAAATGGACCTGACCCTGGAGGCGGGTGAGCGGCTATGCCTGAGTGGGCCGTCGGGTGTCGGTAAATCATTATTATTACGCGCGCTGGCCGACCTGGACCCGCATCGCGGCAAGATCTGGCTCGATGATAGGGAACAGGTCGAGATACCGGCTGTGGCCTGGCGAAAACAAGTGGGTTTACTGCCGGCGGAGAGTGCCTGGTGGGCAGAGACAGTGGGCGAACACTTTAGCGAGCCGCCCGCGGAGGGCCTGCGACAATTGGGATTTGATGAGAGCACCCTGGGCTGGTCGGTAGAACGGCTGTCGAGCGGTGAAAAGCAACGTCTGGCCTTATTACGCCTGCTGGCGAATATGCCCAGCGTCCTGTTACTCGATGAACCAACGGCCAACCTGGACCGGGAGAGCACGGCCAAGGCCGAGGCCTTGATTAAGGACTACAGCCAGCGGCACCAGGCAGCAGTCTTGTGGGTGAGCCATGACCCGGAGCAGATTAGGCGGGTTGCGACACGTCATGTGCGTCTCCAGGCAGGTAAACTCGGGGAGGTCGCACTTTCATGA